One segment of Takifugu rubripes chromosome 5, fTakRub1.2, whole genome shotgun sequence DNA contains the following:
- the LOC101078137 gene encoding cytochrome P450 2K1-like: protein MSPRIVSLCRRYSRPANETHAGSFHIGWTPQQRMSLQDFLLSLGPSTLMGSVALLLLLCLVSRSFGRATRREPPGPRALPLLGNLLQLDLSRPHQTLYQLSKKYGPVFKVHFGPRKVVVLAGHKTVKEALVSNAEQFGDRDISPIFYDMNQGHGILFSNGETWKEMRRFALSTLRDFGMGKRMIEDKIAEECHYLIQKFEDHEGRAFDTSRLANYATSNIISSIVYGSRFDYDDPRFINMVNRVNEVIRLTGSAPIQLYNIFPGLANWIKNRQLLLKQVAMNLRDMTDLIQQLKDTLNPGVCRGFVDCFLLRKQKAVDSGVIDSLYNEKNLLYSLSNLFGAGTDTTATTLRWGLLLMAKYPGIQDQVQQELSMVVGNRRVCVEDRKNLPYVDAVIHEIQRLGNIVPMAVPHKTARDVEFRGYFIEKGTTVFPLLTSVLYDENEWETPHTFNPSHFLDKDGKFIKRDAFMPFSAGRRLCLGEGLAKMEIFLFFTSLLQQFRFTPPPGVGEDELDLTPVVGFTLSPSPHKLCAIPRQ, encoded by the exons ATGTCGCCCCGCATTGTGTCGCTTTGCCGTCGCTACAGTCGCCCCGCAAATGAGACACACGCAGGCTCCTTTCATAttg GCTGGACGCCACAGCAGAGGATGTCTCTCCAGGATTTCTTGCTCTCGCTCGGTCCGTCCACTCTGATGGGGAGCGTcgctctcctgcttctcctctgcctcGTCTCCCGCAGCTTCGGTCGGGCTACACGGAGGGAGCCTCCAGGACCCAGAGCTCTCCCCCTGCTTGgcaacctgctgcagctcgACCTCAGCAGACCTCACCAAACCCTCTACCAG TTGTCCAAGAAATATGGACCTGTGTTCAAAGTGCACTTTGGACCCAGGAAAGTGGTGGTTCTGGCCGGTCACAAGACGGTCAAAGAGGCTCTGGTCAGCAATGCAGAACAGTTTGGAGACCGAGACATCTCTCCGATATTTTATGATATGAACCAAGGTCACG GCATCCTGTTCTCAAATGGAGAAACGTGGAAGGAGATGAGACGCTTTGCTCTCAGCACCCTCAGAGACTTTGGCATGGGTAAAAGGATGATCGAAGACAAAATCGCAGAGGAGTGCCACTATTTGATCCAGAAGTTCGAAGATCATGAAG GGAGAGCCTTTGACACGTCCCGCCTGGCTAACTACGCCACTTCCAATATCATCTCCTCTATCGTTTACGGGAGCAGGTTTGACTACGATGATCCTCGCTTTATTAACATGGTGAACAGGGTTAATGAAGTCATCAGActgacaggctccgcccccatccAG TTGTACAACATTTTTCCAGGATTGGCCAACTGGATAAAAAACCGCCAGCTGTTACTGAAACAAGTTGCGATGAACTTGAGGGATATGACAGATCTCATCCAGCAGTTGAAGGATACCCTGAACCCTGGCGTTTGCAGAGGGTTTGTGGACTGTTTTCTGTTGCGAAAGCAGAAAGCAGTG GATTCTGGTGTTATTGACAGTTTGTACAATGAGAAGAACCTGTTGTATTCGTTGTCCAACCTTTTTGGAGCTGGAACAGACACCACAGCAACCACGCTCAGATGGGGTTTGCTGTTAATGGCCAAATATCCAGGGATACAAG ACcaggtgcagcaggagctcagCATGGTGGTGGGAAACCGACGGGTCTGTGTAGAAGACCGGAAAAACCTCCCATACGTTGATGCTGTCATCCATGAGATACAGCGACTGGGCAACATTGTCCCGATGGCTGTTCCTCACAAAACTGCCCGAGATGTTGAGTTCCGGGGCTACTTTATTGAAAAG GGGACTACTGTGTTTCCTCTTCTGACCTCTGTCCTGTATGACGAGAACGAGTGGGAGACCCCGCACACCTTCAACCCCTCCCACTTCTTGGATAAGGATGGTAAATTCATCAAGAGAGACGCCTTCATGCCCTTTTCTGCAG GCCGTAGATTGTGTCTCGGAGAAGGTCTGGCTAAGATGGagatcttcctcttcttcacgtCCCTCCTCCAGCAATTCCGTTTCACTCCTCCCCCCGGTGTTGGTGAGGATGAGCTGGATCTGACCCCAGTGGTGGGCTTCACCCTCAGCCCTTCACCCCATAAGCTCTGCGCCATCCCTCGTCAATAG